From Sardina pilchardus chromosome 9, fSarPil1.1, whole genome shotgun sequence, a single genomic window includes:
- the fmoda gene encoding fibromodulin a, with amino-acid sequence MRLAAVLVLLGALLGPAAPQDPFQWLSSLRSRGYPEGSLLADNTGGDCPEVCDCPPTFPVAMYCDSRGMTAVPFVPSRMKYVYLQHNRITAVPDGAFANATNLVWLMLHENHIASVGKKAFAKMARLDRLYLSHNNLTKVPANLPSSLRDLRLEHNGIAKVPAGAFAGMDNLTILLLNDNAIQDVGAALKGLNSLTLLDASGNQLKKVPESLPEMLHQLYLESNAIDAIPTNFLGGFTQLQYVRMAHNQLTDKGIPANTFNVSGLVELDLSFNKLERIPTVSTTLEHLYLQANQIKEFSLGSFCSVVDVMNFSKLKVLRLDGNEISLQDVPTESALCLRMAGEIAV; translated from the exons ATGCGTCTGGCTGccgtgctggtgttgctggGGGCCCTGCTAGGCCCGGCTGCCCCCCAAGACCCCTTCCAGTGGCTGAGCTCCCTGCGTAGCCGCGGCTACCCGGAGGGGTCACTGCTGGCCGACAACACGGGCGGCGACTGCCCGGAGGTGTGCGACTGCCCGCCGACGTTCCCCGTGGCCATGTACTGCGACAGCCGCGGCATGACGGCCGTGCCCTTCGTCCCGTCGCGCATGAAGTACGTGTACCTGCAGCACAACCGGATCACGGCCGTGCCCGACGGAGCCTTCGCCAACGCCACCAACCTGGTGTGGCTGATGCTGCACGAGAACCACATCGCCAGCGTGGGCAAGAAGGCCTTCGCCAAGATGGCGCGCCTCGACCGCCTCTACCTGAGCCACAACAACCTGACCAAGGTGCCCGCCAACCTGCCCAGCTCGCTCCGAGACCTGCGGCTCGAGCACAACGGCATCGCCAAGGTGCCCGCCGGCGCTTTCGCGGGCATGGACAACCTCACCATCCTCCTGCTCAACGACAACGCCATCCAGGACGTGGGCGCGGCCCTCAAGGGGCTCAACTCGCTCACGCTGCTGGACGCCAGCGGCAACCAGCTGAAGAAGGTTCCGGAGAGCCTGCCGGAGATGCTGCACCAGCTCTACCTGGAGTCCAACGCCATCGACGCCATCCCCACAAACTTCCTGGGCGGCTTCACCCAGCTGCAGTACGTGAGGATGGCACACAACCAGCTGACGGACAAGGGCATCCCCGCCAACACCTTCAACGTGAGCGGCCTGGTGGAGCTGGACTTGTCCTTCAACAAGCTGGAGCGCATCCCCACGGTCAGCACCACGCTGGAGCACCTGTACCTGCAGGCCAACCAGATCAAAG AGTTCTCACTGGGGAGTTTCTGCAGCGTTGTGGACGTGATGAACTTCTCTAAGCTGAAGGTGTTGCGTCTGGACGGGAACGAGATCAGCCTCCAAGACGTCCCCACAGAGTCTGCCCTCTGTCTGCGCATGGCTGGTGAAATCGCCGTGTAA